Proteins from a single region of Budorcas taxicolor isolate Tak-1 chromosome 11, Takin1.1, whole genome shotgun sequence:
- the LOC128055549 gene encoding olfactory receptor 2B2: protein MNSINESVPQEFILLGFSDRPWLELPLFVVFLISYILTILGNLAIIVVSHLDSKLHTPMYFFLTNLSLLDLCYTTSTVPQMLVNICSIRKVISYGGCVAQLFIFLALGSTECLLLAVMSFDRFVAICRPLRYSIIMHQRLCLQLAAISWVSGFSNSVLQSTLTLQMPLCGHKEVDHFFCEVPALLKLSCVDTTANEAELFFISVLFLLIPVTLILISYAFIVQAVLRIQSVEGRRKAFGTCGSHLIVVSLFYGTAIYMYLQPPSPASKDRGKMVSLFYGIITPMLNPLIYTLRNKDVKGAFKRLIARIFLIKKYPNDRPC from the coding sequence ATGAATAGCATCAATGAGAGTGTCCCCCAAGAGTTTATCCTCTTAGGTTTCTCAGATCGACCATGGCTGGAGCTTCCACTCTTTGTGGTGTTCCTGATTTCCTATATCTTGACCATCCTGGGCAATCTAGCAATAATTGTTGTGTCCCATCTGGATTCCAAGCTCCATACccccatgtatttttttcttaccaATCTCTCGCTCTTGGACCTTTGCTACACCACAAGTACAGTTCCACAAATGCTGGTAAACATATGCAGCATCAGGAAGGTGATTAGTTATGGTGGCTGTGTGGCacaacttttcattttcctggctTTGGGTTCCACTGAATGTCTCCTCCTGGCTGTCATGTCCTTTGATAGGTTTGTAGCTATTTGTCGGCCTCTCCGCTACTCCATCATCATGCACCAAAGGCTCTGCCTCCAGCTGGCAGCTATATCCTGGGTTAGTGGCTTCAGCAACTCAGTATTACAGTCCACCTTGACCCTGCAGATGCCACTCTGTGGCCACAAAGAAGTGGATCACTTCTTCTGTGAAGTCCCTGCTCTGCTCAAGTTGTCATGTGTAGACACAACAGCAAATGAAGCTGAACTATTCTTTATCAGTGTGCTATTCCTTCTAATACCTGTGACACTCATTCTGATATCCTATGCTTTTATTGTCCAAGCAGTGTTGAGAATACAATCAGTGGAAGGTCGGCGAAAGGCATTTGGAACATGTGGCTCCCATTTGATAGTGGTGTCTCTTTTTTATGGCACTGCTATCTACATGTACCTGCAACCACCATCCCCTGCCTCCAAGGACCGGGGAAAGATGGTATCCCTTTTCTATGGAATCATCACACCCATGTTGAACCCCCTTATATACACACTTAGGAACAAAGATGTAAAGGGAGCATTTAAGAGGCTGATTGCAAGGATTTTCTTAATCAAGAAATACCCAAATGATAGGCCTTGTTAA